From the genome of Pseudomonas bubulae:
CCTCGGGTGGTGACGGTGACGGGTACCAATGGCAAGGGCTCGACCTGTGCGTTTGTGGCTTCGTTGCTGCAGGCGCAAGGGCTCAAGGTGGGGGTTTACAGTTCGCCCCACCTGCTGCGCTATAACGAGCGCGTACAAATTGAGGGTGTTGAAGTCTCGGACGAGCTGCTTTGCGAGGCCTTTGCGGCCCTGGATGCAGGGCGCGGCGAGACATCCCTTACATATTTTGAAATGGGTACGCTGGCAGCCTTCTGGTTGTTCGAGCGTGCCCAGCTGGATGCCGTGGTGCTGGAAGTCGGCCTGGGCGGGCGCCTGGATGCGGTCAATCTGGTGGATGCCGACCTGGCGCTGGTGACCAGTATCGGTGTCGATCATATTGAGTATCTGGGCAACACCCGTGAATCCGTGGGCTTTGAAAAGGCCGGGATTTTCCGTGCCGGCAAGCCGGCCCTGTGTGGCGATCTGAACCCGCCGCATACATTGCTCGACAAGGCTGCAGAGCTGGGTTGCCCGCTGTTTCTGCGCGGTCGTGACTTTGATCTGGTCAGTACCGATCAGGTCTGGCATTGGCGTGGTCAGGATGCCCGGGGGCAATTGATCGAGCTGCGCGATATTCCGCTGCTGGATCTGCCGATGGAAAACGCGGCGCTGGCCGTGCAGGCCTATGCGTTGACCGATCTGCCCTGGCAGCCGGAGCGCATTGTCGCGGCTCTGGCAGGTACTCGCATCACGGGGCGCCTGGATCGTCGCCAGTTCAGTTGGAAGGGCAAGCCCTTGCATATACTGCTGGATGTAGGGCACAACCCCCATGCCGCCGAGTATTTGGCGCGGCGCCTGGCGCAGCGGCCGGTGGCAGGCAAGCGCCTGGCGGTGTTCGGTTTGCTGGCCGACAAGGACCTGGATGGCGTAGTGTCACAACTGACGGGCTCGGTCGCGCATTGGGCTGTTGCGCCGCTGGATACCCCGCGCACGCGCCCGGGCGCTGAAGTCGAGGCCGCGCTGCAGGGTTTTGGGGCGGCTGTTTCGGCTTATGCCAGCGTGGAGCAAGCGCTTGAGGCGCAGTGCGAACGGGCCACGACTGACGACGAAATCCTGTTGTTCGGATCATTTTATTGTGTTGCCGAAGCGCTCGAGTGGTTGGAGCGGCGTGCCACGCAGGAGGCTGCAAATGGCTTTGCTGGATAAGGCGTACAAACAAAGGATGGTGGGTGCCCTGGTGCTGGTGGCGCTGGCGGTTATTTTTCTGCCGATGCTGTTCTCCCGGCAGGACGAGCTGCGTCAGATTGAGGTGGATGCACCGAGCGCCCCTGAAATGCCGGTAATGCCGCAGGTCAAGGTCGAGCCGGTTGCCGTGCCTGAGCCTCAGGTGATCCCTGAGGAACCGGCTCCGGTTGAGCAGCCGGTTGTCGAGCAGCAGGCACCAGCCCCGGTCGCACCGGTCGTGGCAAAGCCTGCAGTGGCTGCGCCCAAGCCTCCGGCTGTCACGCCGGCGCAAACCGTTGCCCAGGCACCGGCCAAGCTGGACACCACGCAAAAGCGTGTTGATCCCAATGGCTTGCCAATCAGCTGGTCGGTGCAACTGGTGAGCCTGTCCAATCGGGCCAGTGCTGATAACCTGCAAAAAACCCTTCGCAATCAAGGCTATAACGCTTATGTGCGATCTTCCGGCGGGATGAACCGGGTTTTTGTCGGCCCATTGCTGGAGCGTGCAGAGGCCGATCGCCTGCGCGATTTGCTTGGCAAGCAGCAAAACCTCAAGGGTTTTGTGGTGCGCTTCCAGCCTGAACGTGGCTGACAGCGTAAAAAGGTTCAATCTGATTGCACAAGCACGGATAAATCGCCTTACCTGAGCGGCGGCGCTCTGCTAAAATGCGCCGCCTCATCTATCCGTAGGCTGAACTGTGCCATTTACCTGGGTTGACTGGGCGATCGTTGCAATCATCGCCATCTCCGCTTTGATCAGCTTGAAGCGCGGCTTCGTAAAAGAAGCATTGTCGCTGTGCACCTGGATCATTGCCGGGGTCGTTGCCTGGATGTTCGGCGGTTCGCTGTCGCAATACCTCTCCGGATACATCGAAACACCTTCCGCCCGCGTTATCGCAGGGTGCACCATCATGTTTGTGGCCACCTTGCTGGTAGGCGCAATGATCAATTTTCTTATCGGCGAACTGATTCGCGTCACCGGCCTGTCCGGGACCGATCGTTTTCTCGGCATGGCTTTCGGCGCTGCGCGTGGCGCATTGCTGGTGGTCACTGCGGTCGGGCTGTTGAGCCTGGGGCCGGTACAGCAGGACTCATGGTGGCAGGAGTCACGGCTCGTGCCACAATTTCTATTGGTTGCCGACTGGTCCAAAAACCTCATTCTGGGGTGGAGCAGTCAGTGGCTGGCCAGCGGAATCAGCGTACCCGCTGACATTCCGTTCAAGGAGCATCTCTTGCCGGCTACCCAGCCCAAGTGAGTGGTGTTCAGTTCAGATCCATTAAGTAGGGGTTGCGTCGCATGTGTGGCATCGTCGGTATCGTCGGTAAGTCGAACGTCAATCAGGCGCTGTATGACGCGCTAACCGTCCTCCAGCACCGCGGCCAGGATGCTGCCGGTATTGTGACCAGCCATAATGGCCGGTTATTTCTGCGCAAGGACAACGGGCTGGTTCGTGACGTCTTTCATCAGCGTCATATGCAGCGCCTGGTCGGCAACGTGGGCATTGGCCACGTGCGCTATCCAACCGCTGGCAGCTCGACTTCAGCTGAAGCCCAGCCGTTTTATGTCAACTCGCCGTATGGCATCACCCTGGCGCATAACGGCAACCTGACCAACGTTGAACAGCTGGCCAAGGAGATTTACGAATCTGATTTGCGTCACGTCAACACCAACTCCGATTCGGAAGTGTTGCTTAACGTTTTCGCTCACGAACTGGCGCAGCGCGGCAAATTACAGCCGACTGAAGAAGACGTGTTTGCTGCCGTGACTGACGTGCACAACCGTTGCCGTGGCGGTTACGCCGTGGTTGCGATGATCACCGGTTATGGCATCGTCGGTTTCCGCGACCCGAACGGCATTCGTCCGATTGTCTTCGGTCAGCGTCATACCGACGAAGGCGTCGAGTACATGATCGCCTCCGAGAGCGTTTCCCTGGATGTACTGGGCTTTACCCTGATCCGCGATCTGGCGCCGGGTGAAGCGGTTTACATCACTGAAGACGGCAAGCTGCACACCCGTCAGTGTGCGGTAAACCCGAAACTGACCCCGTGCATCTTCGAGCACGTGTATCTGGCGCGCCCGGACTCGATCATCGACGGTGTGTCGGTGTACAAGGCCCGTCTGCGCATGGGCGAGAAACTCGCCGAGAAGATCCTGCGTGAGCGTCCTGAGCACGATATCGACGTGGTGATCCCGATTCCGGACACCAGCCGCTGCGCTGCACTGGAACTGGCCAACCACCTGGGCGTCAAGTTCCGCGAAGGCTTCGTGAAAAACCGTTACATCGGTCGTACCTTCATCATGCCGGGCCAGGCTGCACGTAAAAAATCCGTGCGCCAGAAGCTCAACGCCATCGAACTCGAGTTCCGCGGCAAGAACGTGATGCTGGTGGATGACTCGATCGTGCGCGGTACCACCTGCAAGCAGATCATTCAGATGGCCCGCGAAGCCGGCGCCAAGAACGTTTACTTCTGCTCGGCGGCCCCGGCGGTTCGTTACCCGAACGTGTATGGCATCGACATGCCAAGCGCTCACGAACTGATCGCCCATAACCGCAGCACCCAGGAAGTGGCTGAGCTGATCGGCGCCGACTGGCTGATCTATCAGGATCTGCCTGACCTGATCGACGCTGTCGGTGGTGGCAAGATCAAGATCGATGCGTTCGATTGTGCAGTGTTTGACGGCAAGTACGTCACCGGCGATATTGACGACAACTACCTGGAGCGAATCGAGCGTGCGCGCAACGATGCTTCCAAGGTGATTGCCCAGGGCGTCGGTGCGACGATAGGCTTGTACAACAACTAAGTGTTCACCAAACCGGCCCTGATGGGCCGGTTTGCGTTTATCCAATACAAAGTAGAGCAAGGAGTGGGCAGCATGAGTCAGGATTGGGATGCGGGTCGGCTGGACAGCGACCTTGAGGGCGTAGCGTTCGACACCCTGGCGGTGCGTGCTGGCCAGCACCGTACGCCGGAAGGTGAGCACGGTGATGCAATGTTCCTGACCTCCAGCTACGTGTTCCGCACAGCGGCAGACGCGGCAGCGCGGTTCTCGGGCGAGGTGGCAGGCAATGTTTATTCGCGTTACACCAACCCCACCGTTCGTGCTTTCGAAGAGCGCATCGCCGCCCTTGAAGGTGCCGAGCAGGCTGTAGCCACGGCGACGGGCATGGCAGCCATTCTGTCGGTGGTGATGAGCCTGTGCAGCGCCGGCGACCATATCCTGGTCTCGCGCAGTGTGTTCGGTTCGACCATCAGCCTGTTTGAGAAGTACTTCAAGCGCTTTGGCGTGCAGGTCGATTACGTGCCGTTGGCCGAACTGGCTGGCTGGGACGCGGCGATCAAGTCCAACACCAAGCTGCTGTTTGTCGAGTCGCCGTCCAACCCGCTGGCCGAGCTGGTCGATATCGCCGCGCTGGCTGAAATCGCCCACGCCAAGGGTGCCTTGCTGGTGGTCGACAACTGCTTTTGCACGCCAGCCTTGCAGCAGCCGCTGAAGCTGGGTGCAGACATCGTGGTGCATTCGGCAACCAAGTTCATCGATGGCCAGGGTCGTTGCATGGGTGGGGTAGTGGCCGGTCGTGGCGAGCTGATGAAAGAAATCGTCGGTTTCCTGCGTACCGCCGGGCCGACTCTGAGCCCGTTCAATGCGTGGATCTTCCTCAAGGGTCTGGAGACCCTCAACCTGCGCATGCGCGCTCACTGCGCCAGTGCCCAGGCCCTGGCCGAGTGGCTGGAGCAGCAGGATGGCGTAGAGAAGGTTCACTACGCCGGTCTCAAGAGCCATCCACAGTACGAATTGGCCCAGCGCCAGCAGCGCGGCTTTGGTGCCGTGGTCAGTTTTGAGGTCAAGGGCGGCAAAGAAGGCGCGTGGCGCTTTATCGACGCGACACGTCTGATCTCGATCACTGCCAACCTGGGTGACAGCAAAACCACGATTACTCATCCGGCGACCACTTCCCATGGTCGCCTGGCACCGCAAGAGCGTGAAGCGGCCGGTATTCGTGACAGCCTGATCCGCATCGCCGTAGGCCTGGAAGATGTCACTGACCTGCAAGCCGACCTCGCACGAGGCCTGGCCGCGCTGTGACCGACTGGATGCTCGAGGCGCCGGTAAGCGGCAATGGCCGTGTAGCACTGGTCACCGGTGCTGCGCGGGGCATTGGCCTGGGCATTGCAGCCTGGCTGGTCAGTGAAGGCTGGCAAGTGGTGCTCAGCGACATTGACCGCGCCCGGGGCACAAAAGTGGCCAAGGCGCTGGGCGACAGTGCCTGGTTTGTGCGCATGGATGTGTCGGTTGAAGACGATGTCATCCAGTGTGTCGCGCAAGTGCTGGGGCAGTTCGGACGGCTGGACGGGCTGGTGTGCAACGCCGCGATTGCGGACCCGCACAACACGCCCCTGGAAAGCCTCGATCTGGAGCAGTGGAACCGCGTGCTGGCGGTCAATCTCACCGGGCCGATGTTGCTGGCCAAGCATTGTGCGCCGTATCTGCGTGCCCATTGCGGGGCGATCGTCAACCTGGCTTCCACCCGTGCCCGCCAGTCGGAGCCTGATACCGAGGCTTACGTGGCAAGCAAGGGCGGGTTGCTGGCATTGACCCATGCGCTGGCCATCAGCCTTGGCCCGCAAATCAGGGTCAATGCTGTAAGCCCGGGCTGGATCGACGCCCGTGATCCATCTGTAAGGCGTGCAGCGCCGTTGACGGACGCCGATCACGCTCAGCACCCTGCTGGCAGGGCAGGGGTTGTGGAGGACGTTGCCGCGATGGTTGCCTGGTTGTTGTCGCGCAACTCCGGTTTTGTCACGGGTCAGGAGTTTGTGGTGGATGGCGGCATGAGCAAGAAGATGATCTATGGCGATTAAGGCCATGCCACTATTTTTGCTTGTTTTGAAAAAAACCAATCTTGTCCTTGACTTAGCTTCGATAGGTGCGTAAATTTCGCGGCCTCAACGAAGCAAAGGGTGATTAGCTCAGCTGGGAGAGCATCTGCCTTACAAGCAGAGGGTCGGCGGTTCGATCCCGTCATCACCCACCACTTCTTGAGATTCTCGCAAGAGAAAGGTCGTTCCGAAAGGAGCTGCCACCGACGCGCAGCGGTAGTTCAGTCGGTTAGAATACCGGCCTGTCACGCCGGGGGTCGCGGGTTCGAGTCCCGTCCGCTGCGCCATATTTGTACAAATCAGGTTCGCCTGGTTTGCGATTGAAAAGCACCGAAGCTCTTCAGTCACAGGTTTTAAAAGTTTCAAACGGACGCAAGTCCGAGCGATACGCAGCGGTAGTTCAGTCGGTTAGAATACCGGCCTGTCACGCCGGGGGTCGCGGGTTCGAGTCCCGTCCGCTGCGCCATATTTGCTTCAGGGCCCTTGAACTCCCTGAAGCTACAAAAAAAGCGACCCCAGGGTCGCTTTTTTTGTGCCCGGGATTTTGTACGGACCCAGCCACTGTGGGAGCGAGCCTGCTCGCGAAGATGCCGGACTTGCCGGATAACCGCGAAGCTCTTGGCGCCTTCGCGAGCAGGCTCGCTCCCACAGTGGGGTCGAATGCGGTTTCAGGCCGCGATCCACGATCAGACGCGACAAACTGCCCGCGATTATCACCACTTGATGCACAATACGCCCCGTACCGTTCTCTTCAGGATTTTCAATGCTTATGTCATTCCCCGTGCGTGCCGTGGTAGTCGCTCTCGTGCTGACTGGCCTGGCAGGTTGCTCGTCGAAGAAAACTGCCATCTATGAACATGAAAACTTCGATGACTCCGGTACGTTCTCGCGCAATTACCCGGTGACCGACAAGACAGCCTGCGAATCAGCGCGGCGCGCCTTGCTTAGCCAGGGCTATATCATCACCAGCAATGACCCGAAAATGATCAGCGGCCACAAGAGCTTCCAGCAAACCGGCGAAAGCCATCTGGAGATCAGCTTCAACATTGTGTGTGCCGACGATGGCGGTTCTGAGCATCACGCCACCATGTTTGCCAATGCGCTGCAGGACCGTTACGCCCTGAAGAAAGTCAACAACTCTGCCAGTCTGGGTGTCGGTGTGCTGGGTTCGGTGTCGATGCCGATTGGTTCAACCGATGATTCGATGGTCAAAGTCGCCAGCGAGACGGTGTCTTCGGCGCAGTTCTATGACCGTTTTTTTGGCCTGGTCGAAGTGTTCCTGCCCAAGCCCAAGGAAGTCGTGAAAGCGGTAAAGGCGCCGCAAAAAGCCAAGCCTGATCTGGGCGTGCCTGAGCCTGCGCCAGTGCCGACTGAAGTGATTGTGCCTGCACCCCAGCCGGTTATTGTGCCCGAGCCAGTTGTGGCGCCTGCCAGCGAGCCTGTGCTGCTGCCCCCGGCCGCAGCCGAACCTGTTCTACCTGTGCTGGAGGCCCCGGTAACGGTACCTGCAGTTGTGGCGCCAGTCACGCCTGTGGTCGAGCCTGTGACCGAACCTGCCATCACCCCCGTACCTGCCGCCGTAGAGCCTTCCCCCGTTCAATAACTGTGCAGTAAATCTCAAAAGCTCTGCTACGTTTAACGATGAGTATTGACAGTGCCCGCGAAGGTGTCATTTTTCCTTCATGCGGGCACTTTATGCTCAGGCATGACTTAAACAAACAGACTGAAAAAGGATGCTGTATGGACGACTATCAGGAAGAGCTGCTTGAATACCAGGCCTTTGAACTGGACCCACTGGAACCTGCCGACGATGCGACTGAGCTTTGAGCCCGGTGCAGCATCAGGCAGTCTGGCGCTGACGCCGTCGGTATTCTCCCGGCGTCTGCGCATTCCAGCGCTTGAAGGCCCGCTGAAACGCCTCGGCTGAGGCAAACCCCAACAAATAAGCGATTTCGCCGAAGGCCAGCTCCGTATCACGGATATAGGTCATGGCGAGGTCGCGGCGTGTGTCGTTGAGAATGGCGCGAAATTGCGTGCCTTCTTCGGCCAGCTTGCGGCGCAAGGTCCAGGTCGGCAGCTTGAGGCGTGCCGCCACTTCTTCAAGGTCGGGTTCGCGGCCGCCATTGAGCAAAGGCCCCAGCAGTTGCGTAATGCGCTCGCGCAGGCTGCGGGTGCGGGTCATTTGCTCCAGTTCGCGCTCACACAGTTGCAGCAGGTAGGCCCAGGTGCTGGGGCAGTGCTGCGGGTTGCGCAGGTCGAGGGTGGCGTGATTGAGGCGCAGCTGGTTGGTTTCTGCACGAAACTGCAGGGTCGAGCTGCCCAGCCCGTTGTAGCATTGGGCGTAATCCGGTTCGCTGAATTCGATATCGATCTGCTCGCAGCTCAAGGGCCGGGCTGCAACCGCGGACAGGTGCTGCAACCAGCCGGCAATGATCGAGTCCACCACAAAGCGGTTATAGGCGTTGTACGGGCTGATGGAGTAAAACCGCAGCCAGGCACCCTGGGCGTCTTCGTGCAGGCTTGACTGCCCGCGGTAGTTGGAGCCGTACAAGGGTTCGAAACGTATCAGGGTGCGGGCCGCTTCGCGCACTGTGGGTGCCTGGGCTGCAGTGACGCCGGCCAGGCCCACCTGGCCCAGACGGCTGAGTTGGCCCATACGCAGGCCCAGTGCCGGCTCGCCGGTCAGCATAATTGCGGCGTGGCCCAGGCGCATATAGCGCGGGATCGACAGGCGTGCCAGAGGCTGGGCCAGACGGGCTGGGTCAAGGCCGAACTGGTCGAGCAGGGGGGCCGGGTCGTGGCCGCAACTGCGCACGGCGTCGGCCAGGGACTGAACGAACCCGACCGATAGATCGCCCAGACGCATCGGCAGCGGTTTCATCATTCTATAACCAGAGGTTCAGCAGTCGTGCACCGCTGCCAGGCTGGTCCGGGCTGGTCTGGCCGTTGCGGCTGATAAAGCCCTGGCCGGTGCTGTGCTTGTCCCAGAACTTGCCGCGCAAGAACACGGTGACGCCAGCGTTGGCGGTGCTGATGGGCAGGCTGCTGGTGAAGGTCAGGCGATGCCAGGCATCGCCCTCAGTGACTTCGCCGGGCTTGAGGCTGATTTCACTGGGCGTCGACACGCTTTTGTAACCGCCCCAGGGCTTGTCCCAGGTGGTCTTGCCGACGATAAACGCGGGCACTGCGATCAGTTGCGCGCCTTTTTCGTTCAGCGTGCGGTAGTTCTCGGGGTACCAGCTGTCGCTGCCGATCAGGATGCCCAGGCGCCCGGCCGGGGTGTCGACCACATTCAGCTCATGATCGGGGCTGGGCTGGATATAGCTCTGTTCTTCATAGGTGGGCAGCAATTGGCGCTGCGGAGTGCCGATGGCGGCACCCTCGCGGTCAAACACCACGCTGCTGTTGTATAACGCGCCGGTGCCGACCAGCAGTTTGCCGTGTTCAATGCGCGGGTCGGGCAAGGCGATGCTGCCGGCCACCAGGGTTACCCCGAACTCTTTGGCCAGGCCGCCAAACAGGGTCTGGTAATCGTCGGCCATGCTGTTGGCTTTCATGCGCAGATGAGCATCGTTGACCCGGCTTTCG
Proteins encoded in this window:
- a CDS encoding DUF2242 domain-containing protein, whose amino-acid sequence is MLMSFPVRAVVVALVLTGLAGCSSKKTAIYEHENFDDSGTFSRNYPVTDKTACESARRALLSQGYIITSNDPKMISGHKSFQQTGESHLEISFNIVCADDGGSEHHATMFANALQDRYALKKVNNSASLGVGVLGSVSMPIGSTDDSMVKVASETVSSAQFYDRFFGLVEVFLPKPKEVVKAVKAPQKAKPDLGVPEPAPVPTEVIVPAPQPVIVPEPVVAPASEPVLLPPAAAEPVLPVLEAPVTVPAVVAPVTPVVEPVTEPAITPVPAAVEPSPVQ
- the purF gene encoding amidophosphoribosyltransferase, yielding MCGIVGIVGKSNVNQALYDALTVLQHRGQDAAGIVTSHNGRLFLRKDNGLVRDVFHQRHMQRLVGNVGIGHVRYPTAGSSTSAEAQPFYVNSPYGITLAHNGNLTNVEQLAKEIYESDLRHVNTNSDSEVLLNVFAHELAQRGKLQPTEEDVFAAVTDVHNRCRGGYAVVAMITGYGIVGFRDPNGIRPIVFGQRHTDEGVEYMIASESVSLDVLGFTLIRDLAPGEAVYITEDGKLHTRQCAVNPKLTPCIFEHVYLARPDSIIDGVSVYKARLRMGEKLAEKILRERPEHDIDVVIPIPDTSRCAALELANHLGVKFREGFVKNRYIGRTFIMPGQAARKKSVRQKLNAIELEFRGKNVMLVDDSIVRGTTCKQIIQMAREAGAKNVYFCSAAPAVRYPNVYGIDMPSAHELIAHNRSTQEVAELIGADWLIYQDLPDLIDAVGGGKIKIDAFDCAVFDGKYVTGDIDDNYLERIERARNDASKVIAQGVGATIGLYNN
- the folC gene encoding bifunctional tetrahydrofolate synthase/dihydrofolate synthase; the protein is MTQRTLGEWLAYLEQLHPSAIDMGLDRAREVTNRLGLQKPAPRVVTVTGTNGKGSTCAFVASLLQAQGLKVGVYSSPHLLRYNERVQIEGVEVSDELLCEAFAALDAGRGETSLTYFEMGTLAAFWLFERAQLDAVVLEVGLGGRLDAVNLVDADLALVTSIGVDHIEYLGNTRESVGFEKAGIFRAGKPALCGDLNPPHTLLDKAAELGCPLFLRGRDFDLVSTDQVWHWRGQDARGQLIELRDIPLLDLPMENAALAVQAYALTDLPWQPERIVAALAGTRITGRLDRRQFSWKGKPLHILLDVGHNPHAAEYLARRLAQRPVAGKRLAVFGLLADKDLDGVVSQLTGSVAHWAVAPLDTPRTRPGAEVEAALQGFGAAVSAYASVEQALEAQCERATTDDEILLFGSFYCVAEALEWLERRATQEAANGFAG
- a CDS encoding SPOR domain-containing protein, whose translation is MALLDKAYKQRMVGALVLVALAVIFLPMLFSRQDELRQIEVDAPSAPEMPVMPQVKVEPVAVPEPQVIPEEPAPVEQPVVEQQAPAPVAPVVAKPAVAAPKPPAVTPAQTVAQAPAKLDTTQKRVDPNGLPISWSVQLVSLSNRASADNLQKTLRNQGYNAYVRSSGGMNRVFVGPLLERAEADRLRDLLGKQQNLKGFVVRFQPERG
- a CDS encoding O-succinylhomoserine sulfhydrylase, producing MSQDWDAGRLDSDLEGVAFDTLAVRAGQHRTPEGEHGDAMFLTSSYVFRTAADAAARFSGEVAGNVYSRYTNPTVRAFEERIAALEGAEQAVATATGMAAILSVVMSLCSAGDHILVSRSVFGSTISLFEKYFKRFGVQVDYVPLAELAGWDAAIKSNTKLLFVESPSNPLAELVDIAALAEIAHAKGALLVVDNCFCTPALQQPLKLGADIVVHSATKFIDGQGRCMGGVVAGRGELMKEIVGFLRTAGPTLSPFNAWIFLKGLETLNLRMRAHCASAQALAEWLEQQDGVEKVHYAGLKSHPQYELAQRQQRGFGAVVSFEVKGGKEGAWRFIDATRLISITANLGDSKTTITHPATTSHGRLAPQEREAAGIRDSLIRIAVGLEDVTDLQADLARGLAAL
- a CDS encoding AraC family transcriptional regulator, whose product is MKPLPMRLGDLSVGFVQSLADAVRSCGHDPAPLLDQFGLDPARLAQPLARLSIPRYMRLGHAAIMLTGEPALGLRMGQLSRLGQVGLAGVTAAQAPTVREAARTLIRFEPLYGSNYRGQSSLHEDAQGAWLRFYSISPYNAYNRFVVDSIIAGWLQHLSAVAARPLSCEQIDIEFSEPDYAQCYNGLGSSTLQFRAETNQLRLNHATLDLRNPQHCPSTWAYLLQLCERELEQMTRTRSLRERITQLLGPLLNGGREPDLEEVAARLKLPTWTLRRKLAEEGTQFRAILNDTRRDLAMTYIRDTELAFGEIAYLLGFASAEAFQRAFKRWNAQTPGEYRRRQRQTA
- a CDS encoding CvpA family protein; protein product: MPFTWVDWAIVAIIAISALISLKRGFVKEALSLCTWIIAGVVAWMFGGSLSQYLSGYIETPSARVIAGCTIMFVATLLVGAMINFLIGELIRVTGLSGTDRFLGMAFGAARGALLVVTAVGLLSLGPVQQDSWWQESRLVPQFLLVADWSKNLILGWSSQWLASGISVPADIPFKEHLLPATQPK
- a CDS encoding carbon-nitrogen hydrolase family protein, with the translated sequence MRKIIGCTLLIALFAAAGGYAWWTTQRDVGHYLSDLRIELAINEGVNNDRGNLLGIEPDLSPRDYQSLALVHLKLAAYLNSARDAGLINGKTVVVLPEHIGSWLMFRGEKNQLYQAANLNQAMHWLAISNPLAFANAWLRADGESRVNDAHLRMKANSMADDYQTLFGGLAKEFGVTLVAGSIALPDPRIEHGKLLVGTGALYNSSVVFDREGAAIGTPQRQLLPTYEEQSYIQPSPDHELNVVDTPAGRLGILIGSDSWYPENYRTLNEKGAQLIAVPAFIVGKTTWDKPWGGYKSVSTPSEISLKPGEVTEGDAWHRLTFTSSLPISTANAGVTVFLRGKFWDKHSTGQGFISRNGQTSPDQPGSGARLLNLWL
- a CDS encoding SDR family oxidoreductase, coding for MLEAPVSGNGRVALVTGAARGIGLGIAAWLVSEGWQVVLSDIDRARGTKVAKALGDSAWFVRMDVSVEDDVIQCVAQVLGQFGRLDGLVCNAAIADPHNTPLESLDLEQWNRVLAVNLTGPMLLAKHCAPYLRAHCGAIVNLASTRARQSEPDTEAYVASKGGLLALTHALAISLGPQIRVNAVSPGWIDARDPSVRRAAPLTDADHAQHPAGRAGVVEDVAAMVAWLLSRNSGFVTGQEFVVDGGMSKKMIYGD